A portion of the Chiloscyllium punctatum isolate Juve2018m chromosome 5, sChiPun1.3, whole genome shotgun sequence genome contains these proteins:
- the LOC140477355 gene encoding serine/threonine-protein kinase DCLK3-like, whose translation MSSPELNVCHPEEPWQRPRVVTFYKNGDRSFRGKALRIPARRYLSLEALLVELSRWVPLANGVRRLYSPRGGRAVRSLAELRDGHGYVCAAFEPFRGGWYGPDAPGAAASGTEKQALFDDLSSELQENNLQAIYPPIGRGTFGQSLSGATNRNTLLHKRGCCHAIHSDTIPAKPRIMTIIKASGQSHKKVTILLNRYCTQTFEQLISDIAEAMRHLHGKGECVKKLYNLKGKEVRSISDFYRGDDVFIAAGREQITMSDIKKVLRELYPKNPYAWSLIQRHWCHSEKPPYRRSEMRFKNAEVAQSEKQIAKKMEEVRTRVGQQERERARKWEQERWAREYRELDEIVRQQKNDGNFDRDKEEMDKYQINKKEKKHKSKEKSRGTEKDIETYERGGKRVEEMKILQVGRTEWEEDRIEANSKQKMSYEFKEVERREVARNRNKWKEDKCDIEGEQPMKNIRWEQKSIKEGETDKWDKVKPERQGQKEDHQWRTEDKSHALRDEDCKMSKQEDTKKCCCGQETSRDEEEQTWNDEEVEKAQNQPVKTIRMEQPFIKEDHSIHSRETQLLMSRPQQSQPRREIEHYYEIGRTIGDGNFALVKECRLRNTEYEYAVKIIDKSKLKGKEVMIENEIAIVRSLSHPHIVRFIEEFETEGEIYLIMEYIHGGDLFDAITDSVKFTENNAALMMDNLCDALAYIHRKNIVHRDLKPENLLVQHKADGSPVLKLADFGLALKVTSPIFTVCGTPTYVAPEILSEKGYGFEVDMWATGVILYILLCGFPPFRSLERDQEELFEMIQLGEYEFLSPYWDSISDGAKDLVSKLLVVNPRNRYTAQQVLKHAWIWSAAKRNTHNLQREVSMNIGQHFRRCRRQEILNSATQRPSLRC comes from the exons ATGTCCAGCCCGGAGCTGAATGTGTGCCACCCAGAGGAACCCTGGCAGCGGCCCCGCGTTGTCACCTTCTACAAGAACGGAGACCGCTCGTTCCGGGGCAAGGCGCTGCGGATCCCCGCCCGCCGCTACCTCTCGCTGGAAGCTCTCCTGGTCGAGCTCAGCCGCTGGGTCCCGCTGGCTAACGGCGTCAGGCGTCTGTACAGCCCCCGGGGCGGCCGAGCCGTCCGCTCTCTGGCCGAGCTCAGGGACGGACACGGCTACGTGTGCGCCGCCTTCGAGCCCTTCCGTGGCGGCTGGTACGGCCCGGACGCACCGGGAGCTGCCGCATctgggacag AGAAACAAGCCTTGTTTGATGACCTAAGCAGTGAGCTTCAGGAAAATAACTTGCAGGCAATATATCCACCCATAGGACGGGGTACTTTTGGACAGTCATTGTCTGGTGCAACCAATCGCAATACACTCCTTCACAAAAGGGGCTGCTGTCATGCTATCCACTccgacaccattcctgcaaaacCGAGGATCATGACAATAATAAAAGCAAGTGGGCAATCACATAAGAAGGTGACCATTCTTTTGAACAGATACTGCACGCAGACATTTGAGCAACTCATAAGTGATATCGCAGAAGCTATGAGACATCTCCATGGCAAAGGTgaatgtgtgaagaagctgtacAATTTGAAAGGGAAAGAAGTGAGAAGTATTTCAGACTTTTACAGAGGAGATGATGTGTTTATTGCTGCTGGCAGAGAGCAGATAACCATGAGTGATATAAAGAAAGTATTAAGAGAACTCTATCCCAAGAATCCATATGCCTGGAGCTTGATCCAGCGACACTGGTGTCATTCTGAGAAACCTCCCTACAGACGCAGTGAGATGAGATTCAAAAATGCTGAAGTTGCTCAATCTGAAAAACAAATTGCCAAAAAGATGGAAGAAGTCCGAACCAGAGTGGGAcaacaagaaagagagagagctcggaaatgggaacaggagagatgggcaagagagtACAGAGAGCTGGATGAGATAGTAAGACAGCAGAAGAATGATGGAAACTTTGACAGGGACAAAGAAGAAATGGATAAATACCAAATCAACAAAAAGGAGAAGAAGCATAAAAGCAAGGAGAAGAGTAGAGGAACAGAAAAGGATATAGAGACATATGAAAGAGGAGGTAAAAGAGTGGAAGAAATGAAGATATTGCAGGTCGGAAGAACTGAATGGGAAGAAGATAGAATTGAAGCCAATAGTAAACAAAAAATGTCTTATGAGTTTAAGGAAGTGGAAAGGAGAGAGGTAGCAAGAAACAGAAATAAATGGAAAGAAGATAAATGTGACATTGAAGGAGAACAGCCAATGAAGAATATAAGGTGGGAACAGAAGAGCATTAAAGAAGGAGAAACAGATAAATGGGATAAAGTGAAGCCTGAAAGACAAGGGCAAAAGGAGGATCACCAatggagaacagaagataaatcgCATGCTCTAAGAGATGAAGACTGTAAAATGTCAAAGCAAGAAGATACAAAAAAATGCTGTTGTGGTCAGGAAACTTCAAGGGATGAGGAAGAACAAACATGGAATGATGAAGAAGTGGAAAAAGCTCAAAACCAACCTGTGAAAACAATCAGAATGGAACAGCCCTTTATCAAAGAAGACCATAGCATTCACTCTAGAGAAACACAATTACTGATGTCAAGACCACAGCAGTCACAACCTCGAAGAGAAATTGAGCATTATTATGAAATTGGTAGAACTATTGGAGACGGTAACTTTGCTTTAGTAAAAGAATGTCGGCTTAGGAATACAGAATATGAATATGCAGTGAAAATCATTGACAAATCTAAGTTAAAAGGAAAAGAGGTCATGATTGAAAATGAAATTGCAATTGTAAGGAGCCTTTCTCACCCTCATATTGTGAGGTTCATTGAAGAGTTTGAGACAGAGGGTGAAATATACCTTATTATGGAATACATTCATGGAGGAGACCTATTTGATGCAATTACAGATAGTGTTAAGTTTACAGAAAACAATGCTGCCCTTATGATGGACAACCTTTGTGATGCATTAGCATACATCCACAGAAAGAACATTGTGCATCGTGATTTGAAACCAGAAAATCTTCTT GTTCAACATAAAGCTGATGGAAGCCCAGTATTAAAACTAGCTGACTTTGGCCTCGCTTTGAAAGTGACCAGCCCCATATTTACTGTGTGTGGGACACCAACATATGtggctcctgaaatcctgtcTGAGAAAG GCTATGGGTTTGAAGTGGATATGTGGGCCACTGGTGTAATCCTGTATATCctgctgtgtggttttcctccatTTCGTAGTCTGGAGCGAGACCAAGAGGAGTTATTTGAAATGATCCAACTTGGAGAATATGAATTCCTCTCTCCGTATTGGGACAGTATTTCTGATG GTGCTAAGGATCTTGTGAGCAAGCTGCTGGTGGTGAATCCCAGAAATCGATACACTGCACAGCAGGTCCTCAAGCATGCTTGGATCTGGTCAGCAGCCAAGCGGAACACCCACAATTTACAGCGGGAAGTAAGTATGAACATCGGGCAACATTTCAGGCGTTGTCGTCGACAGGAGATTCTGAACTCTGCAACACAGAGGCCCAGCCTGAGATGCTGA